From Sulfuracidifex tepidarius, one genomic window encodes:
- a CDS encoding MFS transporter, whose protein sequence is MRKLSLLIVSSMVTGITWGANSLMIPLYLKGLGLSPFEIGTLLALAILVSATVSLVLSAYADAYGKIRALTIQSLLSIVGIILLIVGIPFGYITLGGFGGGTIKMAMISDLSDDMERDLSRVNSGSILFSVLGSAIVGFLDPPYVFSVELIIYIISIALVIAVGETSSPQRKFTFGLKSGKTIFKFSTDSLIGLGAGMVIPLMSLWFYLKFGIGREELAPIYVISELTLAFSSMISPILSKRFGTVNTIFATEIASILLLVYLPFTSSFLDASLVYVVRNALMNMTSPIREAFILSLIPREERSRGNGFVNLFHAIPRALGPEIGGMFFGLGNLTLPFLITASLYSISGIAFFFMFRKVNDSKPLS, encoded by the coding sequence ATGAGGAAGCTATCGCTACTTATTGTTTCTTCTATGGTGACTGGAATAACATGGGGAGCCAATTCCCTAATGATTCCTCTTTACCTCAAGGGATTAGGGCTGTCTCCTTTCGAGATAGGAACGCTTCTTGCTTTAGCCATATTAGTTTCAGCTACTGTATCCTTGGTTCTTTCAGCATATGCAGACGCTTACGGCAAAATTAGAGCGTTAACAATCCAGTCTCTATTGTCAATAGTTGGTATAATCCTTTTGATCGTTGGGATTCCTTTTGGCTATATAACCTTGGGAGGATTTGGAGGAGGAACCATAAAGATGGCTATGATATCGGATCTCAGCGACGATATGGAAAGGGATCTGAGCAGGGTCAATTCTGGCTCAATCCTTTTTTCTGTTTTAGGATCTGCCATAGTAGGGTTTCTAGATCCTCCTTACGTTTTCTCTGTAGAGTTGATCATCTACATAATATCCATCGCTTTGGTGATAGCGGTAGGAGAGACTTCTTCACCGCAACGTAAATTCACATTTGGGCTCAAGTCTGGAAAGACCATCTTTAAGTTCTCCACGGATTCCCTGATTGGTCTAGGAGCTGGAATGGTGATTCCATTGATGTCCTTATGGTTCTACTTGAAGTTCGGAATAGGAAGGGAAGAATTGGCTCCGATATATGTGATTTCGGAGCTTACTTTGGCCTTCTCTAGCATGATATCTCCTATTCTCTCGAAGAGGTTCGGTACAGTTAACACGATTTTCGCTACAGAAATAGCTTCAATTCTTTTACTGGTTTATCTTCCATTCACTTCGTCTTTTCTGGACGCTTCCTTAGTTTACGTGGTAAGAAACGCTCTCATGAACATGACTTCACCTATAAGGGAAGCATTCATCTTGAGCCTCATACCAAGGGAGGAAAGAAGCAGGGGGAACGGTTTCGTGAATCTGTTTCACGCCATTCCCAGAGCTCTGGGTCCGGAAATAGGAGGTATGTTCTTCGGACTAGGTAATTTGACTTTACCCTTCTTGATAACAGCGTCTTTATATTCAATCTCAGGCATAGCGTTTTTCTTTATGTTCAGGAAAGTCAATGACTCAAAGCCACTTAGCTAA
- a CDS encoding DUF2173 family protein has protein sequence MTHEKLETLMKIKGAVAAGEFKENGELVAYKGQMPEDAAKMAAMMCAANTMMAKMQSEGFSKMTGMKWSPLVGWAVAAGEYAVCVEGNYGVFVQLSNADFNEAFKVLHEVAHK, from the coding sequence ATGACACACGAAAAGCTCGAAACTTTAATGAAAATAAAAGGTGCAGTTGCAGCAGGAGAGTTCAAGGAAAATGGGGAGTTGGTGGCCTATAAAGGACAGATGCCAGAGGACGCTGCAAAGATGGCAGCAATGATGTGCGCAGCTAACACAATGATGGCTAAGATGCAATCAGAGGGATTCTCAAAGATGACTGGAATGAAATGGTCTCCTCTTGTAGGATGGGCAGTCGCAGCTGGCGAATATGCGGTATGTGTAGAAGGGAACTACGGGGTCTTCGTACAGTTAAGCAATGCAGACTTCAACGAAGCGTTTAAGGTTCTACACGAAGTAGCACATAAGTGA
- a CDS encoding DNA polymerase domain-containing protein, protein MKGVIIDIVPEWGRLKLLLDGGRKAYVPVTYPFYVKEIDASAYSHPDVVSVERETWRTFEGRLPLFRIESFNHKLRVRNRVNSFPPSWVQAYVRKGALPLRKVEIGKKDVIDLGDGFYEVKTLEVKKQPFSKPKVLLNGEEIDYIPTNAVDISLSPPSVRVSSHLSLNSNKVRVNVGLRGLMEWSVISKMSLLMVVSSTIGKILTTNEAWTALSRKFVVPNVRPNVERERTISEIRDADKGGLILFPKPGIYDDAVQIDFNSMYPSLIINNNISAETVNVGCEDVRTEIGHTICRKEVGIVPESLDYLVRRKEEMRNMDRERMEAIKWVLVASFGYLGYRNSRFGKIEAYELVTFFSRKTMRRAIEVAKDLGMEVLHGLIDSLIVRGKRDKIPTLIEELERATGIKLKVDADFYWVCFTSSDKGEPYPQRYFGKTKSGMKVKGVVRRNQPKLIQDFLEEVLLIASTEDSADDVKRKVVDALPQLTERYLFRAHFGSPRDYVIMIKGKPYIKGIKFYTAREYLGHDPLYYEEYVKRTSLEVKRWFS, encoded by the coding sequence ATGAAAGGAGTGATCATAGATATAGTTCCGGAATGGGGAAGGCTCAAGTTATTGCTTGATGGAGGAAGGAAAGCTTACGTCCCGGTCACCTACCCATTTTACGTCAAGGAGATCGATGCATCAGCATACTCTCATCCAGACGTGGTTTCGGTCGAGAGGGAGACCTGGAGGACATTTGAAGGCAGATTACCTCTGTTCAGGATAGAGTCCTTCAACCATAAATTGAGGGTCAGGAACCGTGTAAATTCCTTTCCTCCTAGCTGGGTTCAGGCTTACGTAAGGAAGGGAGCTTTGCCATTAAGGAAAGTAGAGATAGGTAAGAAAGACGTAATCGACCTAGGGGATGGCTTCTATGAGGTTAAAACTCTAGAAGTGAAAAAACAACCCTTCTCTAAGCCCAAGGTTCTACTCAACGGTGAGGAGATAGATTACATCCCTACTAACGCGGTGGATATATCGCTGTCCCCGCCATCAGTAAGGGTCTCGTCCCACTTGTCCTTGAACTCAAACAAGGTAAGAGTCAACGTTGGGTTGAGAGGACTCATGGAGTGGAGCGTGATCTCAAAGATGTCTCTCCTAATGGTAGTCTCCTCCACAATAGGCAAGATACTTACTACTAATGAAGCATGGACGGCCCTAAGCAGGAAGTTCGTAGTCCCAAACGTCAGGCCTAACGTGGAGAGGGAAAGGACGATCTCTGAAATAAGGGATGCGGATAAGGGAGGGTTAATACTTTTCCCTAAACCTGGAATTTACGACGACGCAGTCCAAATAGACTTCAACTCCATGTATCCCTCCTTGATAATAAATAACAACATTTCAGCTGAGACCGTAAACGTTGGGTGCGAAGACGTGAGGACTGAAATAGGACATACTATCTGCAGGAAAGAGGTGGGGATAGTCCCTGAGTCCTTAGATTACCTGGTCAGGAGAAAGGAGGAAATGAGGAACATGGACAGGGAGAGAATGGAAGCTATAAAGTGGGTTCTTGTGGCCTCTTTCGGCTACTTGGGATACAGGAACTCGCGTTTCGGAAAGATAGAAGCTTATGAACTAGTGACTTTCTTCTCCAGGAAAACAATGAGGAGGGCAATAGAAGTAGCCAAGGACCTAGGAATGGAGGTGTTACACGGGTTAATAGATTCCCTAATAGTCAGGGGAAAGAGGGATAAGATACCTACCCTGATAGAGGAGCTTGAGAGAGCCACGGGGATCAAACTCAAGGTCGATGCCGATTTCTATTGGGTATGTTTCACATCCTCTGACAAAGGAGAGCCTTACCCACAGAGATATTTCGGAAAGACTAAGTCAGGAATGAAAGTGAAAGGGGTCGTGAGGAGAAACCAGCCTAAGCTGATACAAGACTTTCTCGAGGAAGTACTTTTGATTGCGTCTACAGAAGACTCAGCGGACGACGTTAAGAGGAAAGTCGTCGATGCACTACCCCAGCTTACCGAGAGATACCTTTTCAGGGCTCACTTCGGCTCACCCAGAGACTACGTAATCATGATAAAGGGAAAGCCTTACATCAAGGGAATCAAGTTCTATACAGCTCGGGAATACCTTGGTCATGACCCTTTATACTACGAAGAATACGTCAAGAGGACTTCCCTGGAGGTGAAGAGGTGGTTCTCTTGA
- a CDS encoding S41 family peptidase encodes MAYLMYPDIHGEKIAFASEDDLWVMKLGESKPTRLTSGFGAITKIKFSPKGDLIAFTRLQISGNSAAEVYVIPTEGGNVKRVTFFGSPTTTVVGWTPEGKLLVSSDFQTPFAAWRDLFEVDPNGGEPKRLNLGPVTAIAYGEKAFVIGRNNYDLTYWKRYKGGTRGVFWIDRGYKGEFVKFLELDGNLNSPMWVDGRFYFVSDHEGIGNLYSVDIEGKDLRKHTDMKDFYVRNANTDGKRIVFQSGGEIYLYQEGKALKLDINVPISGKQKQEFFDEGKSFNTFSPFSSDQIAVINRGRAYLLSWDSAPIPIGDISGNSRYKIVSSDGESILLVRYDDVIEVYDKDGEKKAELKPKVGMITGAKISKSRIVLSNKRGDLYLLSDGMKLIDHSDYGEITDFTINQNGWITYSKQEDLETFSIWTIIDDKKFRVTNATGRDFCPTFSNDGKYLFFLSVRHFDPVMDEMVFAYDFPAATKPFVAVMKKGVPSPFLSMEGDGELNPEGAIRRVEAFPIDAGIFSKIRHLKGSKVVLLKFPIEGRAKYWLYSSLERVGSLIVYDMQTGKQEEILNDVIDFEIAGDKVTVRQKGNVLRIVDMEKKPDLTSKEPGRSSGVLDLGRIRTRVNPVVEWKQMVKETWYLMKQNYWKEVDGSWEGVLEKYLNLTEKVSTRYELMDLINEMQGEMGTSHSYQIVNDLKVEKPYMIGGLGVQVKFNGECYEITRIFHGDLSAEGEKSPLLSSGIDVKEGDCIVSIDGVRLSEEVTPQEVLVDKQEIPVLITLKHDGKETKVNVKTTRNESYLVYRDWVRRNREYVAERTSGKVGYVHIPDMGPMGYSEFIKDFIHQMDKKALIIDVRYNRGGHVSPLIIDFLSRKRIGADLPKYRKASPYMPFSPPPSMVCLTDEHAGSDGDIFTHVFKRLGLGKVIGVRTWGGVVGINPKTRLVDGTTVTQPEFATWFDDVKFGIENYGVDPDIKVEYPPQDYNKGVDPQLDEGIREVLKEMEGKDDMLEKAEKDREEIEKNGN; translated from the coding sequence ATGGCTTATTTAATGTACCCGGATATTCATGGAGAAAAAATAGCGTTCGCAAGCGAGGATGACTTATGGGTAATGAAACTAGGAGAAAGCAAACCGACTAGGCTTACTTCAGGCTTCGGCGCAATCACTAAAATAAAGTTCTCCCCAAAAGGAGATCTAATAGCGTTTACAAGGCTTCAGATTTCAGGAAATTCCGCAGCTGAGGTTTACGTTATACCTACAGAGGGTGGAAACGTAAAGAGAGTTACGTTCTTCGGAAGTCCAACTACAACGGTGGTTGGGTGGACACCCGAGGGAAAGCTTCTAGTTTCTTCAGACTTCCAGACTCCTTTCGCTGCATGGAGAGATCTCTTTGAGGTAGATCCCAATGGAGGCGAACCGAAGAGACTTAACTTAGGCCCGGTCACAGCTATAGCTTACGGCGAGAAAGCGTTCGTGATAGGAAGGAACAACTACGACCTCACTTATTGGAAGAGGTACAAGGGAGGAACAAGAGGAGTGTTCTGGATAGACAGAGGATACAAGGGCGAGTTCGTCAAGTTCCTCGAGCTTGATGGAAACTTGAACTCGCCTATGTGGGTCGACGGTCGTTTCTACTTCGTCTCTGACCACGAGGGAATAGGAAACTTGTATTCAGTTGACATAGAAGGAAAGGACTTGAGGAAGCACACAGACATGAAGGACTTCTACGTAAGAAACGCTAACACAGACGGGAAGAGAATAGTGTTCCAAAGCGGAGGAGAGATATATCTGTATCAAGAAGGGAAAGCCCTGAAACTTGACATCAATGTTCCAATAAGCGGAAAACAGAAGCAGGAATTCTTCGATGAGGGTAAGAGCTTCAATACGTTCTCACCGTTCTCTTCAGACCAAATAGCGGTAATTAATAGAGGGAGGGCATATCTATTAAGTTGGGACTCGGCTCCAATCCCGATAGGAGATATAAGCGGAAATAGCAGATATAAAATAGTTTCTTCCGACGGAGAATCTATACTTCTCGTTAGGTACGACGACGTCATTGAAGTATACGACAAGGACGGAGAGAAGAAGGCTGAGCTGAAACCAAAAGTAGGTATGATAACTGGAGCTAAAATATCAAAATCTAGAATAGTTCTATCTAACAAAAGAGGAGACCTCTATCTTCTTTCCGATGGAATGAAGTTAATCGATCACAGCGACTACGGCGAAATCACGGACTTCACGATAAACCAGAACGGATGGATTACATATTCTAAGCAGGAGGATCTGGAGACCTTCTCTATCTGGACCATAATAGACGACAAGAAGTTCAGGGTTACGAACGCAACCGGGAGGGACTTCTGCCCTACCTTCAGTAACGATGGAAAATATCTTTTCTTCCTCTCTGTTAGACATTTCGATCCAGTAATGGACGAAATGGTCTTTGCCTACGACTTCCCCGCTGCAACTAAACCTTTCGTTGCGGTGATGAAAAAGGGTGTTCCCTCTCCTTTCCTGAGTATGGAAGGGGACGGGGAGTTAAACCCTGAAGGGGCTATAAGGAGAGTTGAGGCTTTCCCAATAGATGCCGGAATATTCAGCAAGATAAGACACCTCAAGGGTAGCAAAGTAGTCCTCCTGAAGTTTCCAATAGAGGGGAGAGCGAAATATTGGCTTTACTCTTCACTTGAAAGGGTGGGTTCACTGATAGTCTACGACATGCAGACCGGGAAACAGGAAGAAATTCTCAACGACGTGATAGATTTCGAGATAGCAGGAGACAAAGTAACAGTCAGGCAAAAGGGCAACGTGTTGAGGATAGTAGACATGGAGAAGAAGCCAGACCTAACGTCAAAGGAACCGGGTAGGAGCAGCGGAGTGCTGGATCTAGGCAGGATCAGAACTAGGGTAAACCCCGTGGTGGAATGGAAGCAAATGGTCAAAGAAACGTGGTATCTCATGAAGCAAAACTACTGGAAGGAAGTTGACGGCTCATGGGAAGGGGTACTCGAGAAATATCTGAACCTCACGGAGAAGGTCAGCACTAGATACGAACTGATGGACTTGATAAACGAAATGCAAGGAGAAATGGGTACATCTCATTCTTACCAAATAGTCAATGACCTAAAGGTGGAGAAACCCTACATGATAGGCGGTTTAGGAGTCCAAGTCAAGTTCAACGGCGAGTGTTACGAGATCACCAGAATATTTCACGGAGATCTCTCAGCTGAAGGAGAGAAAAGCCCCCTTTTATCTTCTGGGATAGACGTGAAGGAGGGAGACTGCATCGTTTCCATAGACGGAGTAAGGCTTTCTGAGGAGGTCACTCCACAGGAGGTCCTCGTCGACAAGCAGGAAATCCCTGTATTGATAACCCTAAAGCATGATGGAAAAGAGACAAAGGTGAACGTAAAGACGACCAGAAACGAGAGTTATCTGGTCTACAGGGACTGGGTGAGAAGAAACAGGGAATACGTCGCTGAGAGAACCTCAGGTAAGGTAGGTTACGTTCACATACCAGACATGGGTCCTATGGGATATTCAGAGTTCATCAAAGACTTCATTCACCAGATGGACAAAAAGGCTTTGATAATAGACGTGAGGTACAACAGAGGTGGCCATGTGTCTCCTCTCATAATAGACTTCCTTTCTAGAAAGAGAATCGGTGCTGATTTACCCAAGTATAGGAAAGCGTCACCTTACATGCCGTTCTCTCCACCTCCTTCAATGGTATGTTTAACTGATGAACACGCTGGATCTGATGGCGACATATTTACCCACGTTTTCAAAAGATTAGGTCTTGGCAAAGTCATAGGTGTTCGCACTTGGGGAGGAGTAGTTGGGATAAACCCCAAAACTAGGTTAGTCGATGGAACTACAGTGACACAACCTGAATTCGCGACTTGGTTCGACGACGTCAAATTCGGAATAGAGAACTACGGAGTAGATCCAGACATTAAGGTAGAGTACCCACCTCAGGACTATAACAAAGGGGTAGACCCCCAACTTGATGAGGGAATAAGAGAAGTGTTAAAGGAGATGGAAGGAAAGGACGACATGTTAGAAAAAGCTGAAAAGGATCGCGAAGAAATAGAGAAAAATGGGAATTAA